A genomic region of Mugil cephalus isolate CIBA_MC_2020 chromosome 5, CIBA_Mcephalus_1.1, whole genome shotgun sequence contains the following coding sequences:
- the ubl3b gene encoding ubiquitin-like protein 3b, whose product MTTQRDLDMVHLRLILVSGKTQDFTFSPNDSATDIAKHVFDNWPAGWEEEQVSSPSILRLIFQGRFLHGNVTLGALKLPPGRTTVMHLVARETLPEPNSHGQRNREKTTESNCCLLL is encoded by the exons ATGACCACCCAGAGGGACCTTGATATG GTGCACCTCCGCCTCATCCTGGTCAGTGGCAAAACGCAAGACTTCACTTTCTCCCCGAACGACTCGGCCACAGACATCGCCAAGCATGTGTTTGACAACTGGCCTGCAG GATGGGAGGAAGAGCAGGTGAGCAGTCCCAGTATACTGCGCCTCATCTTTCAGGGACGCTTCCTTCACGGCAACGTTACCCTGGGAG CTCTAAAGCTGCCACCGGGCCGGACGACCGTCATGCACCTGGTCGCCAGAGAGACTCTTCCAGAGCCCAACTCTCATG gTCAAAGGAACAGAGAAAAAACCACAGAGAGTAATTGCTGCCTCCTCTTGTAA
- the foxo4 gene encoding forkhead box protein O4: MDESSMPPIDPDFEPQSRPRSCTWPLPRPDISAVKPEVADGTESAAGTPPADEDKPEPQQITSESDKAAAAAEGGALSSVGGAGATPRKGSSRRNAWGNQSYADLISQAIENSPEKRLTLAQIYEWMVKTVPYFRDKGDSNSSAGWKNSIRHNLSLHNKFLRVHNESTGKSSWWMLNPEGGKTGKAPRRRAASMDNSSKLLKSRMRAKQTKKQAGAAGLGGAGGVLQGDGSTGSGGADSPNSSQQFPKWNSSSPSSRGSLDDSDMWTTFRPRTSSNASTLSGRLSPIAPGQEDDDNLPEDSLLGRYASSSLAPTLTETLEELDLIDGLTLMTGQQGGASPSTAPPAPPTPLPSASTLLPRGPGFPPFHQLQSPSLPQASTHSGTQATVSQCGPTSKEPSTFSNSLFNPMSGSGSRGSGHYSTHVPSSLEALLTSDSPPPSDVLMTQVDPLMPNPGGVGLMGLGSPVVGVRPKPNQLLLGKGLEPNTVAPITLQAQMQQQQQQQQQQQHHLHQHQQQQHHAQMGLGMILSGMSQDPSQLSALKAQHATVSGVGSHHGGPVASANPSVNLQGMNQFGAPSCFPTGQDRLPTDLDIDMFTENLDCDVDYIINSDLMDGDGIDFNFDPILPGGQGYPGPATTQGSAHNWVPS; this comes from the exons ATGGACGAGTCGTCGATGCCCCCGATTGACCCGGACTTCGAGCCGCAGAGCAGACCTCGCTCCTGCACGTGGCCGCTGCCGAGACCCGACATCTCGGCTGTCAAACCGGAGGTCGCGGACGGCACCGAGTCCGCCGCTGGGACCCCGCCCGCCGACGAGGACAAGCCCGAGCCGCAGCAAATCACATCCGAGTCCGACAAAGCGGCGGCCGCTGCGGAGGGCGGGGCTTTGTCCAGCGTGGGCGGAGCCGGCGCGACCCCTCGCAAAGGCTCGTCCCGACGCAACGCGTGGGGGAACCAGAGCTACGCGGACCTGATCAGCCAGGCCATCGAGAACTCACCTGAGAAGAGGCTGACCCTGGCTCAGATCTACGAGTGGATGGTGAAAACTGTGCCTTACTTCAGAGACAAAGGAGACAGCAACAGCTCCGCTGGCTGGAAG AATTCAATCCGCCACAATTTATCACTCCACAACAAGTTCCTGAGGGTTCACAATGAATCGACAGGAAAGAGCTCCTGGTGGATGCTCAACCCGGAGGGAGGGAAGACGGGGAAGGCCCCCCGGCGCCGGGCCGCCTCCATGGACAACAGCAGCAAGCTGCTGAAGAGCCGCATGAGGGCCAAGCAGACCAAGAAGCAGGCGGGAGCGGCCGGGCTGGGCGGCGCCGGCGGGGTGCTGCAGGGCGACGGCAGCACAGGTTCAGGGGGGGCGGACAGTCCGAACTCGTCCCAGCAGTTCCCCAAATGGAACAGCAGCAGCCCCTCGTCCCGTGGCAGCCTGGATGACTCTGACATGTGGACCACGTTTCGCCCACGCACGAGCTCCAACGCCAGCACCCTGAGCGGACGCCTGTCCCCCATCGCTCCTGGTCAGGAGGACGACGACAACCTGCCCGAGGACAGTCTGCTGGGGAGATACGCTTCCAGCAGCCTGGCCCCCACCCTAACGGAGaccctggaggagctggacctgATTGACGGCCTCACCTTGATGACCGGGCAGCAGGGGGGGGCGAGTCCCAGCACAGCCCCACCGGCGCCTCCCACTCCGCTGCCCTCAGCCTCCACTCTGCTGCCTCGAGGCCCAGGCTTCCCCCCCTTCCATCAGCTGCAGTCACCCAGCCTCCCGCAGGCCTCCACTCACAGCGGGACCCAGGCCACGGTCTCTCAGTGCGGCCCCACCAGCAAGGAGCCTTCCACCTTCAGCAACTCCCTCTTCAACCCCATGTCCGGCTCAGGCTCTCGTGGGAGCGGCCATTACAGCACCCACGTGCCCTCGAGCCTGGAAGCGCTGCTCACCTCAGACTCCCCTCCCCCGAGCGACGTCCTGATGACCCAGGTGGATCCTCTCATGCCCAATCCCGGAGGCGTGGGACTGATGGGTCTGGGTTCACCCGTGGTGGGCGTGAGGCCTAAACCCAACCAGCTGCTGTTGGGTAAAGGGCTGGAGCCGAACACCGTGGCCCCCATCACGCTGCAGGctcagatgcagcagcagcagcaacaacaacaacagcagcaacatcaccttcaccaacaccagcagcagcagcatcacgcTCAGATGGGGTTGGGGATGATCCTCTCAGGTATGTCTCAGGACCCGTCTCAGCTCTCTGCTCTCAAAGCTCAGCACGCCACCGTGTCGGGCGTGGGCTCCCATCACGGGGGCCCCGTCGCTTCGGCCAATCCGAGCGTGAACCTGCAGGGGATGAATCAGTTCGGAGCTCCGTCCTGCTTCCCCACCGGCCAGGACCGGCTGCCCACTGACTTGGACATAGACATGTTCACCGAGAACCTGGATTGCGACGTGGACTACATAATCAACAGTGACCTCATGGACGGAGACGGCATCGACTTCAACTTTGACCCCATACTGCCTGGAGGCCAAGGCTACCCGGGGCCGGCCACCACACAGGGCTCCGCTCACAACTGGGTGCCCAGCTAA
- the sesn4 gene encoding sestrin-3 produces the protein MIICTNKMEYPLRTQYQRVQKQVMVNSEKERVSLLFMKALVSRGSVDAVSQQMASHPQYLESFLRTQHYILHMDGPLPLPYRHYIAIMAAARHHCNYLVYLHSAHFLRVGGDPLWLQGLEAAPSRLRLLDHINKVLAHQPWLIACSHIQTLLKSGEQCWSLAELVQAVVILAHCHSLCSFVFGCDADSDFVPLSKSPNGTPPTFCPFDAANGNTNVPQSLAAPSEHITRRRSLDSSCDMMCLKERIQKSQEEREKREERLLQTQTLQQTDMEEEEETMCFADPSRFITDPDFCYQEFARREEDHFQVFRVQDYSWEDHGFSLVNRLYSDIGHLLDDRFRSVTTLPSLHSADLKRAIWNYIHCVLGIRYDDYEYGEVNQLLERDLKLYIKAVACFPDATKTPVCPLSWTPLKTLERIHVNLLIMEARLQAEMLYALRAITQYMIA, from the exons GTGATGGTGAACAGTGAGAAGGAGCGAGTGTCACTGCTGTTCATGAAGGCTCTGGTCAGCAGGGGGAGCGTGGACGCTGTGTCCCAGCAGATGGCGTCTCACCCTCAGTACTTGGAGAGCTTCCTGCGTACGCAGCACTACATCCTGCACATGGACGGCCCACTGCCGCTGCCGTACCGCCATTATATCGCCATCATG GCTGCGGCGCGACATCACTGCAACTACCTGGTGTACCTGCACTCGGCTCATTTTCTGAGGGTGGGCGGGGACCCTCTGTGGTTGCAGGGTTTGGAGGCGGCTCCCTCTCGCCTTCGCCTCCTTGACCACATCAACAAGGTGCTGGCCCACCAACCCTGGCTCATAGCCTGCTCACACATTCAG ACTCTGCTGAAGTCGGGCGAGCAGTGCTGGTCGCTGGCCGAGCTGGTGCAGGCTGTGGTGATCCTGGCCCACTGCCACTCCCTCTGCAGCTTTGTGTTCGGATGCGACGCCGACTCAGACTTCGTCCCGCTCTCCAAGTCTCCTAACGGTACCCCTCCGACCTTCTGTCCCTTTGACGCTGCCAACGGCAACACCAACGTGCCTCAGTCGCTCGCCGCTCCCTCCGAACACATAACACGACGACGG tctctggactccagttgTGACATGATGTGTCTGAAGGAGAGGATCCAGAAGTCCCAGGAGGAGCGCGAGAAGAGAGAGGAGCGTCtcctgcagacacaaacactccaGCAAACAG acatggaggaggaggaggagacgatgTGCTTCGCGGACCCGTCGCGTTTTATCACGGACCCCGACTTTTGCTATCAGGAGTTTGCGCGCCGGGAGGAGGACCACTTCCAAGTATTTAGAGTTCAG GACTATTCATGGGAAGACCACGGCTTCTCTTTAGTCAACAGATTGTATTCTGACATCGGCCACCTCCTTGACGACAGGTTCAGGAGCGTGACCACCCTCCCGTCACTGCACAGCGCCGACCTGAAGAGGGCGATATGGAATTACATCCATTGTGTGTTAGGAATCCG TTACGACGATTATGAGTACGGGGAGGTGAACCAGTTGCTGGAGCGAGATTTGAAGCTGTACATCAAGGCCGTGGCCTGTTTTCCAGACGCCACAAAGACTCCAGTGTGTCCGTTGAGTTGGACTCCACTTAAAACATTAGAACGG ATACACGTAAACCTACTAATCATGGAGGCCCGGCTGCAGGCGGAGATGCTGTACGCGCTGAGAGCCATCACTCAGTACATGATCGCCTAA